From a single Carassius auratus strain Wakin chromosome 38, ASM336829v1, whole genome shotgun sequence genomic region:
- the LOC113056635 gene encoding forkhead box protein N2: protein MGPIIGMSPDKKAESPGVVEERAGLRGVCGTLPEDECAASPLATSLDHSSSSGDEELTNLNWLHENLLQNFTLGVPEAQSSPSPLFDIEGIHGASVISSAAAHTGESVKSKPPFSFSLLIYMAIEQSPSKSLPVKDIYGWILEHFPYFSSAPTGWKNSVRHNLSLNKCFRKVERGLGKVNGKGSLWCVDPEYRPNLIQALKKQHFPSTHSFCTPPASPPSAFSPARHLYLRGCSLKESDIDAATAMMLLNSAPGHHSDPCDPDSPLDLSRPDSVLVSSDPKQDHNYSSSSFQRCSSRSSSSSLSSLDCDSGQSRRAGSEGFHSDEDSEEERNLRLPSLAVKCPLPVKRARHEPKPELDEELKEAAGSLLHLAGIRSGLDLSKRTAKSKKPEKQRKGLV from the exons ATGGGTCCCATCATCGGGATGTCGCCGGATAAGAAAGCTGAATCCCCGGGTGTGGTGGAGGAGCGAGCGGGTCTGCGTGGGGTTTGTGGGACGCTGCCCGAGGACGAGTGCGCCGCCAGCCCCCTGGCCACCAGCCTGGACCACAGCTCCAGCTCCGGAGACGAAGAGCTCACCAACCTCAACTGGCTCCACGAGAACCTGCTCCAGAACTTCACGCTGGGCGTCCCCGAGGCCCAGTCCAGCCCAAGCCCGCTCTTCGACATCGAGGGCATCCACGGTGCCTCCGTCATCTCCTCGGCCGCGGCGCACACCGGTGAGTCCGTCAAGTCCAAGCCGCCCTTCTCCTTCTCCCTGCTCATATACATGGCCATCGAACAGTCGCCCAGCAAGTCTCTGCCGGTGAAGGACATCTATGGATGGATCCTGGAGCACTTCCCGTATTTCTCTAGCGCCCCCACTGGCTGGAAGAACTCGGTGCGCCACAACCTGTCCCTCAACAAGTGCTTCCGAAAAGTGGAGAGGGGCCTTGGGAAG GTTAATGGGAAGGGCTCTCTGTGGTGTGTGGACCCTGAATACAGACCCAATCTGATCCAAGCCCTGAAGAAACAGCACTTTCCCTCAACCCACTCCTTCTGCACACCCCCTGCTTCCCCACCCAG tGCCTTCTCACCTGCACGTCACCTCTACCTCCGGGGCTGCTCTCTCAAAG AGTCTGACATTGATGCCGCCACTGCTATGATGCTCTTAAACTCGGCCCCTGGACACCATAGTGACCCAT GTGACCCGGACAGCCCCTTAGACCTCTCGCGCCCGGATTCGGTCCTGGTGAGCAGTGACCCAAAGCAGGACCACAACTACAGCAGCTCGTCCTTCCAGCGCTGCTCGTCTCGCTCTTCCTCATCCTCGCTGTCCTCCCTGGACTGTGACTCGGGCCAGAGCCGGCGCGCCGGCAGCGAGGGCTTCCACAGCGACGAGGATTCGGAGGAAGAGAGGAACCTGCGTTTGCCTTCGCTCGCCGTCAAGTGCCCTCTCCCGGTTAAACGAGCCCGTCACGAACCCAAACCGGAGCTGGACGAGGAGTTGAAGGAGGCGGCCGGGTCTCTGTTGCATCTAGCTGGGATTCGATCCGGCTTGGATCTCTCGAAGCGAACGGCCAAGAGTAAAAAGCCGGAAAAGCAGCGAAAAGGATTGGTTTAG